A single genomic interval of Symphalangus syndactylus isolate Jambi chromosome 18, NHGRI_mSymSyn1-v2.1_pri, whole genome shotgun sequence harbors:
- the ENC1 gene encoding ectoderm-neural cortex protein 1, protein MSVSVHENRKSRASSGSINIYLFHKSSYADSVLTHLNLLRQQRLFTDVLLHAGNRTFPCHRAVLAACSRYFEAMFSGGLKESQDSEVNFDNSIHPEVLELLLDYAYSSRVIINEENAESLLEAGDMLEFQDIRDACAEFLEKNLHPTNCLGMLLLSDAHQCTKLYELSWRMCLSNFQTIRKNEDFLQLPQDMVVQLLSSEELETEDERLVYESAINWISYDLKKRYCYLPELLQTVRLALLPAIYLMENVAMEELITKQRKSKEIVEEAIRCKLKILQNDGVVTSLCARPRKTGHALFLLGGQTFMCDKLYLVDQKAKEIIPKADIPSPRKEFSACAIGCKVYITGGRGSENGVSKDVWVYDTLHEEWSKAAPMLVARFGHGSAELKHCLYVVGGHTAATGCLPASPSVSLKQVEHYDPTTNKWTMVAPLREGVSNAAVVSAKLKLFAFGGTSVSHDKLPKVQCYDQCENRWTVPATCPQPWRYTAAAVLGNQIFIMGGDTEFSACSAYKFNSETYQWTKVGDVTAKRMSCHAVASGNKLYVVGGYFGIQRCKTLDCYDPTLDVWNSITTVPYSLIPTAFVSTWKHLPS, encoded by the coding sequence ATGTCAGTCAGCGTGCATGAGAACCGCAAGTCCAGGGCCAGCAGCGGCTCCATTAACATCTATCTGTTTCACAAGTCCTCCTACGCTGACAGCGTCCTCACTCACCTGAATCTTTTACGCCAGCAGCGTCTCTTCACTGACGTCCTTCTCCATGCCGGAAATAGGACCTTCCCTTGCCACCGGGCAGTGCTGGCTGCATGCAGTCGCTACTTTGAGGCCATGTTCAGTGGTGGCCTGAAAGAGAGCCAGGACAGTGAGGTCAACTTCGACAATTCTATCCACCCAGAAGTCTTGGAGCTGCTGCTTGACTATGCGTACTCCTCCCGGGTCATCATCAATGAAGAAAATGCAGAATCGCTCCTGGAAGCTGGTGACATGCTGGAGTTTCAAGACATCcgggatgcatgtgcagaattCCTGGAAAAGAACCTGCATCCCACCAACTGCCTGGGCATGCTGCTGCTGTCTGACGCGCACCAGTGCACCAAGCTGTACGAACTCTCTTGGAGAATGTGTCTCAGCAACTTCCAAACCATCAGGAAGAATGAAGATTTCCTCCAGCTGCCCCAGGACATGGTAGTGCAACTCTTGTCCAGTGAAGAGCTGGAGACAGAAGATGAAAGGCTTGTGTATGAGTCTGCAATTAACTGGATCAGCTATGACCTGAAGAAGCGCTATTGCTACCTCCCAGAACTGTTGCAGACAGTAAGGCTGGCACTTCTGCCAGCCATCTATCTCATGGAGAATGTGGCCATGGAGGAACTCATCACCAAGCAGAGAAAGAGTAAGGAAATTGTGGAAGAGGCCATCAGGTGCAAACTGAAAATCCTGCAGAATGACGGTGTGGTAACCAGCCTCTGTGCCCGACCTCGGAAAACCGGCCATGCCCTCTTCCTTCTGGGAGGACAGACTTTCATGTGTGACAAGTTGTATCTGGTAGACCAGAAGGCCAAAGAAATCATTCCCAAGGCTGACATTCCCAGCCCAAGAAAAGAGTTTAGTGCATGTGCGATTGGCTGCAAAGTGTACATTACTGGGGGGCGGGGGTCTGAAAATGGGGTCTCGAAAGATGTCTGGGTTTATGATACCCTGCATGAGGAGTGGTCCAAGGCTGCCCCCATGCTGGTGGCCAGGTTTGGCCATGGCTCTGCTGAACTGAAGCACTGCCTGTATGTGGTTGGGGGGCACACGGCCGCAACTGGCTGCCTCCCGGCCTCCCCTTCAGTCTCTCTAAAGCAGGTAGAACATTATGACCCCACAACCAACAAATGGACCATGGTGGCCCCACTCCGCGAAGGCGTTAGCAACGCCGCAGTAGTGAGTGCCAAACTCAAGTTGTTTGCTTTCGGAGGTACCAGTGTCAGTCATGACAAGCTCCCCAAAGTTCAGTGTTACGATCAGTGTGAAAACAGGTGGACTGTACCGGCCACCTGTCCCCAGCCCTGGCGTTACACAGCAGCAGCTGTGCTGGGGAACCAGATTTTTATTATGGGGGGTGATACAGAATTCTCTGCCTGCTCTGCTTATAAATTCAACAGTGAGACTTACCAGTGGACCAAGGTGGGAGATGTGACAGCAAAGCGCATGAGCTGCCATGCTGTGGCCTCCGGAAACAAACTCTACGTGGTTGGAGGATACTTTGGCATTCAGCGATGCAAGACTTTGGACTGCTACGATCCAACGTTAGACGTGTGGAACAGCATCACCACTGTCCCGTACTCGCTGATTCCTACTGCATTTGTCAGCACCTGGAAACATCTGCCTTCTTAA